A window of Xiphophorus hellerii strain 12219 chromosome 7, Xiphophorus_hellerii-4.1, whole genome shotgun sequence contains these coding sequences:
- the cmss1 gene encoding protein CMSS1 isoform X1, translating to MGDDLGDDWWKHDDAVEADEESEQEKEPAEKAKTKPEKRKMVTEKSPKAKKKKNNDQKGCITPQKKEIEDQQSTKPQKKRKRKKKTITDVLATSEPKPGGAADLQDLITRYYSDKRSVIELEELKLQNSCFLSSNDLTHTLSSYLKQVCPKWAKIQKQHSEKSSVVILIVCSSALRTIELLKQLTAFKGEARAMKLFAKHIKIEEQVKLLQKGITHIGVGTPGRISALIDKEGLSLQALRYLVVDWNWRDQKLRRMVDIPEIKLDFLKLLENEVLAACKEDKVKIGLF from the exons atgcaGTTGAGGCAGATGAAGAGTCAGAGCAGGAGAAAGAGCCAGcagaaaaggcaaagacaaaaCCAGAGAAGAGGAAAATGGTGACAGAGAAAAGCCCTAAagccaagaagaagaaaaataatgatcaG AAAGGGTGTATAACtcctcaaaagaaagaaatagaagATCAGCAGTCAACTAAACCccaaaagaagagaaaa agaaaaaagaaaactatcaCAGATGTTTTGGCCACCTCGGAGCCAAAGCCGGGCGGTGCAGCTGACCTGCAGGACCTGATTACTCGGTACTACTCAGACAAGCGCTCCGTGATCGAACTGGAAGAGCTCAAACTGCAGA ACTCCTGCTTTCTATCCAGTAATGACTtgacacacacactctcctCTTATCTGAAACAAG tttgtccCAAGTGGGCAAAGATCCAAAAGCAGCATTCAGAAAAGAGTTCAGTGGTTATACTGATTGTCTGCAGCTCTGCACTTCGAACTATAGAACTCCTCAA GCAGCTGACTGCTTTCAAGGGCGAAGCCAGAGCAATGAAGCTTTTTGCTAAGCACATCAAG ATAGAGGAGCAGGTCAAGCTGCTGCAGAAAGGCATCACACACATCGGAGTGGGAACACCAGGCAGGATCAGCGCTCTCATTGACAAAG AGGGTTTGAGCCTGCAGGCTTTGAGGTACCTGGTTGTTGACTGGAACTGGAGGGACCAGAAGCTCAGGCGGATGGTGGACATTCCTGAG ATCAAACTGGACTTCTTGAAGCTGCTGGAGAACGAAGTCCTGGCGGCTTGTAAAGAAgacaaagtcaaaattggaCTATTTTAA
- the cmss1 gene encoding protein CMSS1 isoform X2 has protein sequence MVTEKSPKAKKKKNNDQKGCITPQKKEIEDQQSTKPQKKRKRKKKTITDVLATSEPKPGGAADLQDLITRYYSDKRSVIELEELKLQNSCFLSSNDLTHTLSSYLKQVCPKWAKIQKQHSEKSSVVILIVCSSALRTIELLKQLTAFKGEARAMKLFAKHIKIEEQVKLLQKGITHIGVGTPGRISALIDKEGLSLQALRYLVVDWNWRDQKLRRMVDIPEIKLDFLKLLENEVLAACKEDKVKIGLF, from the exons ATGGTGACAGAGAAAAGCCCTAAagccaagaagaagaaaaataatgatcaG AAAGGGTGTATAACtcctcaaaagaaagaaatagaagATCAGCAGTCAACTAAACCccaaaagaagagaaaa agaaaaaagaaaactatcaCAGATGTTTTGGCCACCTCGGAGCCAAAGCCGGGCGGTGCAGCTGACCTGCAGGACCTGATTACTCGGTACTACTCAGACAAGCGCTCCGTGATCGAACTGGAAGAGCTCAAACTGCAGA ACTCCTGCTTTCTATCCAGTAATGACTtgacacacacactctcctCTTATCTGAAACAAG tttgtccCAAGTGGGCAAAGATCCAAAAGCAGCATTCAGAAAAGAGTTCAGTGGTTATACTGATTGTCTGCAGCTCTGCACTTCGAACTATAGAACTCCTCAA GCAGCTGACTGCTTTCAAGGGCGAAGCCAGAGCAATGAAGCTTTTTGCTAAGCACATCAAG ATAGAGGAGCAGGTCAAGCTGCTGCAGAAAGGCATCACACACATCGGAGTGGGAACACCAGGCAGGATCAGCGCTCTCATTGACAAAG AGGGTTTGAGCCTGCAGGCTTTGAGGTACCTGGTTGTTGACTGGAACTGGAGGGACCAGAAGCTCAGGCGGATGGTGGACATTCCTGAG ATCAAACTGGACTTCTTGAAGCTGCTGGAGAACGAAGTCCTGGCGGCTTGTAAAGAAgacaaagtcaaaattggaCTATTTTAA